A region of the Pirellulales bacterium genome:
CGCGACGAAATACGTGCCGGCAAAGCCGATGGCCAAGTGCAGAAAGATCGTGATTTTCAGCCCATATCCCGCGCCCGCGGCCAGCACGACGGGCGTGACAATCGGATGGCAAAGCGAGGCCTGCTGGCCCGCGTGCAGCGGAAGCCCGGCGCCGAGATACGGCACCCAAAGCGGAAACCGTCCCGACAGCATTTCGGCCCGCGCATACTCTCGTATCGGCAACTGATACGCCACAAAGTCGCGCGACGGCCCGTCGGGTATCGTCCGCCCATCAGGAACGAGCAGGCCCGCGAACGGCGCGAGGCAGCAGGCGGCGACGACGAGCGGATGCCACTCGGCAATCGCCTTGGACGCGACGCGGCCGAGCCGGGCCAGCCGGCGCCGGCCCGACTCGGCCGCAGCCGGCAAGCACTCGGACTTTCGCTCGGCGTTCCTCATATAGTTCACGCGGCCGAGAATGAGACATTTGCGTCACGTAGGGTGGGACCAGCGAGCTTGCGAGCGCCGGCCCACCAGTGTCGGTTATGGTGGGCCGGCGCTCGCTAAAGCGAGCTGGTCCCACCCTACACGTTTTGTGTCAACGACGGCCGCGTGAAGTATACAACAGGACGCCTGCCACGGCACACGAAGCGTGCCTGCTACTTTATCATTGCATCGTCGATCGGCACGCGGTCCCTGCGGTTGCCCAGCCAGCGATGGACGTTCGCGTCGATCTCGAAGCCGATGGGCCGCACCGAGCCGTCACAAAAAGCGAACTGGCAGGTCGTGGGGTGGCTGCTGCCAAAGCGGTTGATCCACAACTCCGACCGGTCGGGCGAGAGCGGATATGTGGTCCAGCGAAAGCTGTCGTAGTCGTAGCCCGCGTACATCCCCTGATCGTCGCCCGGATCCCAGCCGCCCGCCACCGCGTACTTTTCGCCGATCAGGTAGGTGTGGCTCGTGCCGTCGACGATGTCGGCCAGTTTGACCTCGCTGCGCAAATAGCAGATGCCAGTACACTGGCTGTTGTCGGGCCACTGGTAGGATGGATTATCGCCCTCGGCGTACGATTGCGGGCCATACCTCGGCTTCAGAATATCGTCGCCGGCGTTCACCGCGTAGTCGCTCTCGGCGACCCCCAACGGCACGTTGAAATTGGCGGGTTGGACGCCCGGATCGAACGGCGAAATCTGCAACGGCCGCCGCGTGGGGCAGTCGAACACGGCGAGGGGAATCGCCAGGACCGCGGTGACGGCGGCCTTCTTTTTCGCCGCCGGCAGCCCCGCCCCCATGCGCGCCAGATCGCCGCGCTCCAGGTAGGGAAGCAGGTCGAACGTCCAGCTTCCCGGCTGCGACGGGCCGGTGCCGCGATCGGGATCGCCCACCCAGCCGAAGCCCCAACCGGCCGACGGAAAGCGGCCAAAGGCCGATTCGTGATTGAGCATCGCCAAACCGAGTTGTTTGACGTGGTTCTGGCAGGTGTTGCGCCGCGCAGCCTCTCGCGACGCCTGAACCGCCGGCAGCAGCAGCGACATCAGCATGCCGACGATCGATATCACGACCAAGACCTCGATGAGGGTCATTCCAAGGCGTCGTTCGTGCTTCATGTCGTGCCTCGTTTGAACAATCATCGGGACCCGCGGTCTCCGGCACTTTCGCCTGGAGGCATTATTGGACCAAACAGCCGACGGGCACTTCTACAACATCCGCGTCCAACGCGTGGCGCACTAAAACCGCGCTCTTTTGATATCCTGGCGAATCCGGGACCCTTACCGTCATCCTTATCAACGAGGCGTTATTGGTCTCGCGTGCGGACCACTTCAGCACCGCCCATGCCGAGTCCTTCGCCTCGACAGCCGTTATGGGCACACGTCTGCCTTTATCGGGTGACCTGAGCACCAGTGTCGTGTCGACGGAAGCCGCAGGCGATCTCGGGCCAAGTAGGAGCCGCGATGGAGAAGCCGTGCAGTTGCGAGCGACGTCCCCACGGACAGTCACCGCAACCACTTGTTCGTTGGCCGTCATTGCCACGAACTCGACGCGTTCCTCGAATGGACCGGTGCGTTGCGGCACCGTGAGCGATAGGCGAAACCGCCGGCGCCAACTCGCGCTCGGGCCGAGCTCTTCCACGGCCAGCGCGCTGTCTGAGGTGGACGTGCGCAGGACGCGCAGCGGCGCGCCGTCGGAGGTGAAAACTTCTAACATGCGACTGATGCCGCTTCCCGGAGCGACAACGCCGAGAAAGAGCGTGGACGGCTCAACTTCGACAGCGCGGCGCACCCCGGCGCTTAGGACGAACCGCAGCAGAGGATTGCTGGCGTCGTTCGTGTGCAGGGTCACGACGTGCGAGACCAGCCCTTCGTGTGGAGGAGCTGAGAAAGTGACGGTCAGGTCGCTCGATGATTGCGGAGCGATGACACGCGTGGCCAACTCGGCACTTGTGCAACCGCAAGACTTGTCTATGGAAGCGACACGTAGTTCCGCGGTGCCGGTATTGCGAACATGAAACTCGGTACTGACAACCTCGCTTGGCTCGACGCGCTTGAAGTCGTGTTGTTGTCGGTCGGCCACCGCGCGTGGCTGCGCAGCGTCGGCGCGCGGGCGTCCCTCGCCCGACGCGAGCAACCACGCGCCCCCGAGCGTGGCCGTAACTACGGCGATGGCCGCTCCGCCAATTGCTGTTTTTGTGAACTGGTAGCGGATGATCTTCATTGGGCACCTCGGCTATTGGGTGAGGCCACCCATGCGATCC
Encoded here:
- a CDS encoding DUF1573 domain-containing protein translates to MKIIRYQFTKTAIGGAAIAVVTATLGGAWLLASGEGRPRADAAQPRAVADRQQHDFKRVEPSEVVSTEFHVRNTGTAELRVASIDKSCGCTSAELATRVIAPQSSSDLTVTFSAPPHEGLVSHVVTLHTNDASNPLLRFVLSAGVRRAVEVEPSTLFLGVVAPGSGISRMLEVFTSDGAPLRVLRTSTSDSALAVEELGPSASWRRRFRLSLTVPQRTGPFEERVEFVAMTANEQVVAVTVRGDVARNCTASPSRLLLGPRSPAASVDTTLVLRSPDKGRRVPITAVEAKDSAWAVLKWSARETNNASLIRMTVRVPDSPGYQKSAVLVRHALDADVVEVPVGCLVQ
- a CDS encoding DUF1559 domain-containing protein — encoded protein: MTLIEVLVVISIVGMLMSLLLPAVQASREAARRNTCQNHVKQLGLAMLNHESAFGRFPSAGWGFGWVGDPDRGTGPSQPGSWTFDLLPYLERGDLARMGAGLPAAKKKAAVTAVLAIPLAVFDCPTRRPLQISPFDPGVQPANFNVPLGVAESDYAVNAGDDILKPRYGPQSYAEGDNPSYQWPDNSQCTGICYLRSEVKLADIVDGTSHTYLIGEKYAVAGGWDPGDDQGMYAGYDYDSFRWTTYPLSPDRSELWINRFGSSHPTTCQFAFCDGSVRPIGFEIDANVHRWLGNRRDRVPIDDAMIK